One window of the Mobula birostris isolate sMobBir1 chromosome 19, sMobBir1.hap1, whole genome shotgun sequence genome contains the following:
- the LOC140212338 gene encoding C-C chemokine receptor type 4-like — protein MNTTEMPSGFSTEYDYDYDTYSPCRMESVKSSSKRFLPVLYSLVILFGLPGNILVLWVLLKYRRLRNMTDICLLNLAISDLIFVLSLPFWAYFTANQWIFGDVLCKVISAFYMLGYYGGILFISLISIDRYFAIVHAVSPFMRRTTLHGLISSIAMWFIALLASLPNLIYTNTYVLEGRTTCHSFTPGGSTTKWEICIILKNNVLGFLIPLVIMLFCYTNIVIILLKNKSSKQRAIKVIFTVVITFLIFWTPHNIVLFLVSLKQLQILTGCDMLIKLTITQQITESITFIHCCLNPIIYAFLGQKFKSDLRRLFHFPWKCGYKARCKDQFTSREFNNSIRTPSSSDNYFSRLM, from the coding sequence ATGAACACAACCGAAATGCCGTCAGGCTTCAGCACTGAATATGATTACGACTATGATACATATTCTCCATGCCGCATGGAATCTGTAAAGAGTTCCAGTAAACGCTTCTTGCCAGTGCTTTACTCACTTGTGATCTTGTTTGGACTTCCAGGAAATATTCTAGTATTATGGGTTCTCCTAAAATACAGACGGCTGAGGAACATGACAGATATCTGCCTTCTCAATTTGGCAATATCTGATTTGATTTTCGTATTATCGCTTCCTTTCTGGGCATATTTTACTGCCAATCAATGGATTTTTGGAGATGTTTTATGTAAAGTCATTAGTGCTTTTTATATGCTTGGTTATTATGGTGGTATTCTGTTCATAAGCCTGATAAGTATTGACCGTTACTTTGCAATTGTTCACGCTGTGTCTCCTTTCATGAGGAGGACTACTTTACATGGTCTTATTTCAAGCATAGCCATGTGGTTTATAGCTCTTCTAGCGTCACTTCCCAATCTAATATATACAAATACATACGTATTGGAAGGAAGAACCACTTGCCATTCCTTTACTCCAGGTGGAAGCACAACAAAATGGGAAATTTGTATTATCCTCAAAAACAATGTCTTGGGTTTTTTAATTCCATTAGTTATAATGCTTTTCTGCTATACAAATATAGTTATAATCCTGCTTAAGAACAAAAGTAGTAAGCAGAGGGCTATAAAAGTCATATTTACTGTGGTAATTACGTTTTTAATATTCTGGACACCACATAATATAGTTTTGTTCCTGGTGTCCTTGAAGCAACTGCAAATTTTAACTGGCTGTGACATGCTGATCAAGCTCACTATTACACAGCAGATCACTGAATCCATCACATTTATACACTGCTGTTTAAACCCAATTATCTATGCATTTTTGGGTCAAAAGTTCAAATCAGATCTTCGCAGACTCTTTCATTTTCCTTGGAAATGCGGGTATAAGGCACGTTGCAAAGATCAGTTCACTTCTCGTGAATTTAATAATTCAATACGAACACCATCCAGCAGTGACAATTATTTTTCCAGATTAATGTAA